A stretch of the Papaver somniferum cultivar HN1 chromosome 6, ASM357369v1, whole genome shotgun sequence genome encodes the following:
- the LOC113290752 gene encoding uncharacterized protein LOC113290752 — MVFSGHVFSSEVIPRKDALDFNLCTRQHQSPSPKMAQGTDILQWTPPYASFIKINVDAAFVPNKGATGAIAQDHDGQFLGCETSTFDATSSLMAESFACKLGISLAKSLSLQHVIIEGDAKNVTSTILGDSRDIPWSIRSVILDIRNEANSLDNIRFIDVPKHVNQLAHNLCQYAMDENVTFRWNASYPPDCISSNLSFNLFFY; from the coding sequence ATGGTATTCTCTGGCCATGTATTCTCTTCGGAGGTGATTCCTCGCAAAGATGCCTTGGACTTCAATCTATGCACTCGGCAACATCAATCCCCATCTCCAAAAATGGCTCAAGGTACAGATATCTTGCAATGGACGCCTCCATATGCGTCTTTTATTAAAATTAATGTTGATGCAGCTTTTGTTCCAAATAAGGGTGCAACTGGTGCAATTGCTCAAGATCATGATGGTCAGTTCTTAGGCTGTGAAACATCCACCTTTGATGCTACTTCTTCTTTGATGGCAGAGTCTTTTGCCTGTAAATTGGGTATTTCCCTGGCCAAAAGCTTATCATTGCAACATGTTATCATTGAAGGTGATGCAAAGAATGTGACATCTACGATTCTAGGTGATTCCAGAGATATACCATGGAGTATTCGTTCGGTGATTTTAGATATTCGTAACGAAGCAAATTCGCTTGACAATATTAGGTTTATTGATGTACCAAAACATGTCAATCAATTGGCGCATAATTTATGTCAATATGCTATGGATGAAAATGTAACATTTAGGTGGAATGCTTCTTATCCACCAGATTGTATCTCTTCTAACCTCagtttcaatttatttttttattag